The Sulfitobacter sp. S223 genome has a window encoding:
- a CDS encoding AMP-binding protein: MPEGHFHWHKNSRAFAGSKEVALRSTDTSAAIHPEPVDEALNRLYSAISGRGVFCISDTALPALDSLQAGQFATLTGGTSGSPKVIVRTHASWIKSFDTNAQMFSYVDTDSIAVLGSLNHSLALYGIMEGAHVGICVHALSALKPSEQSAHMQDHECTILYATPTQLRLLPKNKALLGIRLILCGGGALSDEVRKHVMTVCPNANLHVFYGAAETSFIALGGPDTPAGSVGQPYPGVDLDVRPSGTSDTGEIWVRSPYLCLQYLYGDSDHTQRKGDWLTVGEHGYLDGSGNLFLRGRAGRIITIADQTIYPEELEAQFSALQGISHCAVLGRPDAMRGHHLVAVLEGKADASLAQMLRDYCTDNGLVSPREVAFLDQFPLLASGKPDLQRIAALTGCAL, translated from the coding sequence ATGCCCGAAGGCCACTTTCACTGGCACAAAAACTCCCGCGCGTTTGCAGGTTCCAAAGAGGTTGCGCTGAGATCGACCGATACCTCGGCAGCGATACATCCAGAGCCGGTCGACGAGGCCTTGAACCGGCTTTACAGCGCCATTTCCGGCAGAGGTGTTTTTTGTATAAGCGATACGGCGCTGCCCGCGTTGGACAGTTTGCAGGCAGGGCAATTTGCTACGCTCACCGGTGGCACGTCTGGCTCACCGAAGGTGATTGTGCGCACGCATGCATCATGGATCAAAAGCTTCGATACGAACGCGCAGATGTTTTCCTATGTCGACACCGACAGTATTGCCGTTCTCGGATCGCTCAACCATTCTCTAGCTCTTTACGGTATCATGGAAGGGGCGCATGTCGGGATTTGCGTTCATGCCCTTTCAGCGCTCAAACCTTCAGAGCAGTCTGCCCACATGCAAGATCACGAATGCACAATCCTGTATGCAACCCCGACGCAATTGCGCCTGTTGCCAAAGAACAAAGCGCTGCTGGGTATCCGCCTGATCCTATGCGGAGGAGGCGCGCTGAGCGACGAAGTACGCAAGCATGTGATGACCGTATGTCCCAATGCCAACCTGCATGTTTTCTACGGCGCCGCCGAGACAAGCTTCATCGCGCTTGGCGGGCCTGATACGCCAGCGGGATCCGTCGGCCAACCCTACCCCGGTGTTGATCTGGACGTTCGCCCATCAGGCACCTCTGACACCGGAGAGATCTGGGTGCGCAGCCCCTATCTTTGCTTGCAGTATCTGTATGGAGACAGTGATCACACCCAGCGAAAAGGTGACTGGCTCACCGTAGGTGAGCATGGGTATCTAGATGGGAGCGGGAATCTGTTTCTGCGCGGTCGGGCCGGACGGATCATCACAATTGCGGATCAAACCATTTACCCCGAAGAGCTTGAGGCGCAGTTCAGCGCGCTGCAAGGCATCAGCCATTGCGCGGTCCTCGGGCGTCCTGATGCGATGCGCGGCCATCACCTTGTCGCCGTGTTGGAAGGGAAAGCTGACGCAAGTCTTGCGCAGATGCTGCGTGACTATTGCACGGACAACGGATTGGTCTCACCACGCGAAGTGGCATTCCTTGATCAATTTCCGCTTCTTGCATCCGGCAAACCTGATCTTCAGCGCATCGCCGCCCTGACGGGATGTGCGTTATGA